One window of Carcharodon carcharias isolate sCarCar2 chromosome 25, sCarCar2.pri, whole genome shotgun sequence genomic DNA carries:
- the LOC121269498 gene encoding early nodulin-75-like has protein sequence MTVGWDLPALLRSDPLQSDPPQSDPLWSDPPQSDPPQCDLPQCDLPQCDQLRCDPPRSDPPQSDPPQSDPPQCDPPQSDLPQCDPPWSDPPRSDQLRSEPPRSDQLRSDPPWSDPPWSDLPWSDPPWSDPPWSDPPWSDPPRSDLLRSDPLRSDPPWSDLPWSDPSQSDPPQSDPPWSDLPHSKPPQCDQPQIDPLRSDQLWSDPPWSDQLWSEPPWSDQLWSDPPQSDPLQCDPP, from the coding sequence ATGACTGTTGGCTGGGATCTTCCGGCACTGCTGCGGAGTGACCCACTGCAGAGTGACCCGCCGCAGAGTGACCCGCTGTGGAGTGACCCACCGCAGAGTGACCCGCCGCAGTGTGACCTGCCTCAGTGTGACCTGCCTCAGTGTGACCAGCTGCGGTGTGACCCGCCACGGAGTGACCCGCCGCAGAGTGACCCGCCGCAGAGTGACCCGCCGCAGTGTGACCCACCGCAGAGTGACCTGCCACAGTGTGACCCGCCATGGAGTGACCCGCCGCGGAGTGACCAGCTGCGGAGTGAACCGCCGCGGAGTGACCAGCTGCGGAGTGACCCGCCGTGGAGTGACCCACCATGGAGTGACCTGCCATGGAGTGACCCGCCGTGGAGTGACCCGCCGTGGAGTGACCCGCCATGGAGTGACCCGCCACGGAGTGACCTGCTGCGGAGTGACCCACTGCGGAGTGACCCGCCATGGAGTGACCTGCCATGGAGTGACCCATCGCAGAGTGACCCGCCGCAGAGTGACCCACCCTGGAGTGACCTGCCGCATAGTAAGCCACCGCAGTGTGACCAGCCACAGATTGACCCGCTGCGGAGTGACCAGCTGTGGAGTGACCCGCCGTGGAGTGACCAGCTGTGGAGTGAACCGCCGTGGAGTGACCAGCTGTGGAGTGACCCACCACAGAGTGACCCACTGCAGTGTGACCCGCCATGA